Proteins encoded by one window of Sphingomonas ginkgonis:
- a CDS encoding acyl-CoA dehydrogenase family protein: MDFSLGDDRQMLSDTLRRFLADTAGWKEREAAAESPEGFSRSVWRGLAELGALGALFPEEQGGYGGSPFDVGVLFAELGRALVTGPFRSALVAGRLLGASGETDELAALIAGERLIGFAHDEPTSADDPLAIGTCAEQRDGGWTLTGDKAVVPYAAALDALLVVARAGSEPGDEESLSLFLVERGAPGLEIRDYPLIDGGSGGEVALRSTPARLVGTAGGAWPLLEEARALGVVALAWEAVAIMDVLRDSTLDYLRTRKQFGVPIGKFQALQHRMATVALEIEQARSAAINAADRFTHGRIERERAAAAAKVTIGRAGMLAAEEAIQLHGGIGMTWELPLSHYAKRLVMLAQEDGDEDVHLSRYIALGTAA; encoded by the coding sequence GTGGACTTCTCGCTCGGCGACGACCGCCAGATGCTCTCGGACACGCTGCGGCGCTTCCTCGCTGACACCGCCGGCTGGAAGGAACGCGAGGCCGCCGCCGAGAGCCCGGAAGGCTTCTCGCGCAGCGTCTGGCGCGGGCTGGCCGAACTGGGTGCCCTCGGCGCGCTCTTCCCGGAGGAACAGGGCGGCTATGGCGGGTCGCCGTTCGACGTCGGCGTGCTCTTCGCGGAACTCGGCCGAGCGCTCGTCACCGGTCCCTTCCGCTCCGCTCTCGTCGCCGGGCGCCTGCTCGGCGCGAGCGGCGAGACGGACGAACTCGCCGCGCTGATCGCGGGTGAACGGCTGATCGGCTTCGCCCACGACGAGCCGACGAGCGCCGATGATCCCCTGGCGATTGGCACCTGCGCCGAGCAGCGGGACGGCGGCTGGACGCTGACCGGCGACAAGGCGGTCGTGCCCTACGCCGCGGCGCTCGACGCTCTGCTGGTGGTCGCGCGTGCCGGAAGCGAGCCGGGCGACGAGGAGAGCCTGTCGCTCTTCCTGGTGGAACGCGGCGCCCCCGGTCTGGAGATCCGCGACTATCCGCTGATCGACGGCGGAAGCGGCGGTGAGGTCGCGCTGCGCTCCACGCCCGCCCGGCTGGTCGGCACCGCGGGCGGCGCCTGGCCGCTGCTCGAGGAAGCCCGCGCGCTCGGCGTTGTCGCGCTCGCCTGGGAAGCGGTCGCGATAATGGACGTGCTGCGCGACTCGACACTCGACTATCTGCGCACCCGCAAGCAGTTCGGGGTTCCGATCGGCAAGTTCCAGGCGCTGCAGCACCGCATGGCGACCGTCGCGCTGGAGATCGAGCAGGCGCGCTCGGCCGCGATCAATGCCGCCGACCGCTTCACCCACGGCCGGATCGAACGCGAACGCGCCGCCGCCGCGGCGAAGGTGACGATCGGCCGGGCGGGGATGCTCGCCGCCGAGGAAGCGATCCAGCTCCACGGTGGCATCGGCATGACCTGGGAACTGCCGCTGTCGCATTATGCCAAGCGGTTGGTGATGCTCGCGCAGGAAGACGGCGACGAGGACGTCCACCTTTCGCGCTACATCGCGCTGGGAACGGCCGCCTAG
- a CDS encoding class I adenylate-forming enzyme family protein: protein MSIAEELAAGDFLAFGDILRRRALEHPAAVALRDADGGTLNWAEFDARLDRIGARLQAEGVGRGATVAILGYNAIGYALAFCAAVRIGAAAAPLTTSAPPEAIAAMLADSGARHLFLDRSAGDRLTGTALPAGVSRIAFDDSGVGEPLSAWIPPEGARPRPVEIRPADAFNIIYSSGTTGTPKGIVQSHAMRVGHFRRIAESRFDADSVTFVSTPLYSNTTLVSFLPALVGGGEVIFMPRFDARRFLELAAAYGVTHAMLVPVQYQRIMALPDFDRFNLSRFISKTCTSAPFSAALKAEVLARWPGGLTEFYGMTEGGGSCILRAHEHPDKLHTVGPPAPGHDIRLIDEEGREVPPGGMGEVVGRSETMMDGYRNQPAKTREAEWFDPEGRRFIRHGDIGRFDEDGFLILMDRAKDLIISGGFNIYPSDLEGELRREPGVLDAAVIGVPSEQWGETPVAYVVLEPGAAPDAILASVNQRLGSTQRIRELLPIDELPRSAIGKVLKRELRDRYLAG from the coding sequence ATGAGCATCGCCGAGGAGCTGGCGGCAGGCGACTTCCTGGCGTTCGGCGACATCCTTCGCCGTCGCGCGCTCGAGCATCCCGCTGCGGTCGCGCTGCGCGACGCGGACGGGGGCACGCTGAACTGGGCCGAGTTCGACGCCCGGCTCGACCGCATCGGAGCGCGGCTGCAGGCCGAGGGAGTCGGGCGCGGCGCAACGGTCGCGATCCTCGGCTACAACGCCATCGGCTATGCACTGGCCTTCTGCGCCGCCGTCCGGATCGGCGCCGCGGCCGCGCCGCTGACGACCTCCGCGCCGCCCGAGGCAATCGCCGCGATGCTGGCGGACAGCGGCGCTCGCCACCTGTTCCTCGACCGGAGCGCCGGCGATCGGCTGACGGGGACTGCGCTACCCGCAGGCGTGTCCCGGATTGCCTTCGACGACAGCGGCGTGGGCGAGCCGCTGTCGGCGTGGATTCCGCCCGAGGGTGCTCGACCGAGGCCGGTCGAGATCCGTCCGGCCGACGCCTTCAACATCATCTATTCGTCGGGGACGACCGGCACGCCCAAGGGCATCGTCCAGAGCCATGCGATGCGCGTCGGCCATTTCCGACGGATCGCCGAATCGCGGTTCGATGCCGACAGCGTGACCTTCGTCTCCACGCCGCTCTACTCCAACACGACGCTGGTCAGCTTCCTGCCGGCGCTGGTCGGCGGCGGCGAGGTCATCTTCATGCCGCGCTTCGACGCGCGCCGCTTCCTCGAGCTGGCAGCGGCGTACGGCGTCACCCACGCCATGCTGGTGCCGGTGCAGTACCAGCGGATCATGGCGCTCCCTGACTTCGATCGCTTCAACCTGTCGCGCTTCATCTCGAAGACCTGCACCTCGGCACCGTTTTCGGCAGCGCTCAAGGCCGAGGTGCTGGCGCGCTGGCCGGGTGGCTTGACCGAGTTCTACGGCATGACCGAAGGCGGCGGCAGCTGCATCCTTCGCGCCCACGAGCATCCCGACAAGCTGCACACGGTCGGTCCGCCCGCGCCCGGGCACGACATCCGCCTGATCGACGAGGAGGGGAGGGAGGTCCCGCCCGGCGGGATGGGCGAGGTGGTCGGCCGCTCGGAGACGATGATGGACGGCTACCGCAACCAGCCGGCCAAGACGCGCGAGGCCGAGTGGTTCGATCCCGAGGGGCGGCGCTTCATCCGGCACGGCGACATCGGGCGGTTCGACGAGGACGGCTTCCTGATCCTGATGGACCGGGCCAAGGACCTGATCATCTCGGGCGGGTTCAACATCTATCCCTCCGACCTCGAGGGCGAGCTGCGGAGAGAGCCAGGGGTCCTCGACGCGGCGGTGATCGGCGTGCCGTCGGAGCAGTGGGGCGAGACGCCCGTCGCCTATGTGGTGCTGGAGCCCGGCGCGGCGCCCGACGCCATCCTGGCGAGCGTCAACCAGCGGCTCGGCTCGACCCAGCGCATTCGTGAGCTGCTGCCGATCGACGAGCTTCCGCGCAGCGCGATCGGCAAGGTGCTGAAGCGCGAGCTGCGCGACCGCTACCTCGCGGGCTAG
- a CDS encoding SMP-30/gluconolactonase/LRE family protein, with product MEWRCIAEGLRFPEGPVACADGSVILVEIAAGRVTRVSSNGDRQMIAETGGGPNGLAWGPGGLLYCCNNGGMRWHEDEAGRLAPVGTPDDYAGGSIQTVDPATGDVLTLYASTPEVPLRGPNDLVFDAHGGFWFTDHGKTFARSRDRCGVFYARTDGSFIEEVIAPFGDPNGIGLSPDGTTLYVADTTSCMLLAFTVEAPGRIAPHSRRMLYRPAGQRWFDSLGVEDNGRICVATIGDCGISVVEPAGGLAEFVATDDIYTTNIAWGGADRRTAYVTASGTGRLLAADWPRAGLRLQHEQQQG from the coding sequence ATGGAGTGGCGCTGCATCGCCGAGGGCTTGCGCTTCCCCGAGGGACCCGTCGCCTGCGCCGACGGCAGCGTCATTCTGGTGGAGATCGCCGCCGGGCGGGTGACCCGAGTCAGCTCGAACGGCGACCGGCAGATGATCGCCGAGACCGGCGGCGGCCCCAACGGACTGGCGTGGGGGCCGGGCGGGCTGCTCTACTGCTGCAACAATGGCGGGATGCGCTGGCACGAGGACGAGGCCGGTCGCCTGGCCCCGGTCGGAACGCCGGACGACTATGCCGGCGGCTCGATCCAGACCGTCGATCCCGCGACGGGCGACGTGCTGACCCTGTACGCCAGCACGCCCGAGGTGCCGCTGCGCGGCCCCAATGATCTGGTGTTCGACGCCCATGGCGGATTCTGGTTCACCGATCATGGCAAGACCTTCGCCCGCAGTCGCGATCGCTGCGGCGTCTTCTACGCCCGAACCGACGGCAGCTTCATCGAGGAAGTGATCGCGCCGTTCGGCGATCCGAACGGCATCGGCCTGTCGCCCGACGGGACCACCCTCTACGTCGCGGACACGACCAGCTGCATGCTGCTGGCCTTCACGGTCGAGGCGCCCGGGCGAATCGCGCCGCACAGCCGCCGAATGCTGTACCGTCCCGCCGGGCAGCGCTGGTTCGACAGCCTGGGTGTCGAGGACAATGGCCGAATCTGCGTCGCCACCATCGGCGACTGCGGCATCAGCGTCGTCGAGCCGGCGGGCGGCCTGGCCGAGTTCGTGGCCACCGACGACATCTACACGACCAACATAGCCTGGGGCGGGGCGGACCGGCGGACGGCCTATGTCACGGCGTCGGGAACCGGCCGGCTGCTCGCCGCCGACTGGCCGCGGGCGGGGCTGCGGCTCCAGCACGAGCAGCAGCAAGGATGA
- a CDS encoding acyl-CoA dehydrogenase family protein: MTILTDEQKQLNEMAKGFLAGEGTVAKQLRHWRDIGCKDGFGHDLWKQFGELGLAGIAVPEAQGGLGLGAVETALVLEEVGRNLTPSPFLTTAVAAVRALDGSALAERWFPGIAAGDTVAALAVDEGRHHAPAATALAAKRSGNGFTLSGAKQFVVHGASADLILVAARTAGAPGETDGITLFAVEKDAEGLAVDNVALADASKAARLRFDDVQVDADAVIGEVDGGWAPLSRALSAGRAGAAAELVGVAAGAADMTNDYLKQRKQFGRLIGEFQALQHRAAHLFSEIEIARAAAWKAAELLDKGDERAELMVSVAKAKAGRAAKLSAQEGVQMHGGIGMTDEHDIGFYMKREAVLGALFGDERFHANRVAQLSGY; encoded by the coding sequence ATGACCATCCTCACCGACGAACAGAAGCAGCTCAACGAGATGGCGAAGGGCTTCCTCGCCGGGGAAGGCACTGTCGCCAAGCAGCTCCGCCACTGGCGCGACATCGGCTGCAAGGACGGGTTCGGGCATGACCTGTGGAAACAGTTCGGCGAGCTGGGCCTTGCCGGGATCGCCGTCCCCGAGGCGCAGGGCGGGCTCGGGCTTGGCGCGGTCGAGACGGCGCTGGTGCTGGAGGAGGTGGGGCGCAACCTCACGCCGTCGCCCTTCCTGACCACGGCCGTCGCCGCAGTGCGCGCGCTGGACGGCTCGGCCCTGGCGGAGCGCTGGTTTCCCGGTATCGCCGCCGGCGACACGGTCGCGGCGCTCGCGGTCGACGAGGGAAGGCACCATGCCCCCGCCGCCACTGCGCTGGCGGCGAAGCGCTCGGGCAACGGCTTCACCCTGTCCGGTGCCAAGCAGTTCGTGGTCCATGGCGCTTCGGCGGACCTGATCCTGGTCGCCGCGCGGACTGCCGGTGCGCCGGGGGAGACGGACGGGATCACCCTGTTCGCCGTCGAGAAGGATGCCGAGGGGCTCGCGGTCGACAATGTCGCGCTGGCCGATGCGTCGAAGGCCGCGCGGCTGCGGTTCGACGATGTGCAAGTGGACGCCGACGCGGTGATCGGCGAGGTGGACGGTGGCTGGGCGCCCCTGTCGCGCGCGCTCAGCGCGGGCCGGGCCGGGGCGGCGGCGGAGCTGGTCGGGGTGGCCGCGGGGGCTGCTGACATGACCAACGACTATCTCAAGCAGCGCAAGCAGTTCGGCCGGCTGATCGGCGAGTTCCAGGCGCTGCAGCATCGCGCCGCGCACCTGTTCAGCGAGATCGAGATCGCCCGCGCCGCCGCCTGGAAGGCGGCCGAACTGCTCGACAAGGGAGACGAGCGGGCGGAGCTGATGGTCAGCGTCGCCAAGGCCAAGGCGGGGCGGGCCGCGAAGCTGTCGGCGCAGGAGGGCGTGCAGATGCACGGCGGCATCGGCATGACCGACGAGCACGACATCGGCTTTTACATGAAGCGCGAGGCGGTTCTCGGCGCGCTGTTCGGAGACGAACGCTTCCACGCGAACCGGGTGGCGCAGCTTTCGGGCTACTGA
- a CDS encoding acyl-CoA dehydrogenase family protein yields the protein MTAEQDLDSFRAEVRGWLSANCPPEMREPIRSESDVCWGGRNAVFTSPAQKQWLDAMTSRGWTVPDWPKAYGGGGLSPAETKILRQEMAALGCRSPLNSFGISMLGPALLKFGTEEQKLEYLPPIARGEIRWCQGYSEPNAGSDLASLATRAEDRGDHFIVNGQKVWTSYADKADWIFCLVRTSTESKQGGISFVLFDMESSGVSTKPILLISGYSPFCETFFDDVSVPKANVVGEINRGWDVAKYLLGHEREMISGMGLGGERKALGAGVGPIDDPLLRAEIAEFDVDSLAFTAMSEHFIDQLKAGEAHPAMPSMMKYAGTELNKRRHELIMAAGGSDALEWDSERSKGGKAPRDWLRTKANSIEGGTSEIQLNIVAKHILRLPGA from the coding sequence ATGACGGCGGAACAGGATCTGGACTCCTTCCGGGCCGAGGTGCGCGGCTGGCTGAGCGCGAACTGCCCGCCCGAGATGCGCGAGCCGATCCGGTCGGAGTCGGACGTCTGCTGGGGCGGCCGCAATGCCGTCTTCACCAGCCCGGCGCAGAAGCAGTGGCTCGACGCCATGACGTCACGCGGCTGGACGGTGCCGGACTGGCCGAAAGCCTATGGCGGCGGCGGGCTGTCGCCGGCCGAGACCAAGATCCTGCGCCAGGAGATGGCGGCGCTCGGCTGCCGCAGCCCGCTGAACAGCTTCGGCATCTCGATGCTCGGCCCGGCGCTGCTGAAATTCGGCACCGAGGAGCAGAAGCTCGAGTATCTGCCCCCGATCGCGCGCGGCGAGATCCGCTGGTGCCAAGGCTATTCCGAACCCAATGCCGGGTCCGATCTTGCCAGCCTCGCGACCCGCGCCGAGGACCGGGGCGACCATTTCATCGTCAACGGGCAGAAGGTGTGGACCAGCTACGCCGACAAGGCGGACTGGATCTTCTGCCTGGTGCGCACCTCGACCGAGTCGAAGCAGGGCGGGATCAGCTTCGTCCTGTTCGACATGGAGAGCTCCGGCGTCTCGACCAAGCCGATCCTGCTGATCAGCGGCTACTCGCCGTTCTGCGAAACCTTCTTCGACGACGTCTCGGTCCCTAAGGCCAATGTGGTCGGCGAGATCAACCGCGGCTGGGACGTCGCCAAATATCTGCTCGGCCACGAGCGCGAGATGATCAGCGGCATGGGGCTGGGCGGTGAGCGCAAGGCGCTGGGCGCGGGGGTCGGGCCGATCGACGATCCGCTGCTGCGCGCGGAGATTGCCGAGTTCGACGTCGACTCGCTCGCCTTCACCGCGATGAGCGAGCATTTCATCGATCAGCTCAAGGCCGGGGAAGCGCACCCCGCCATGCCGAGCATGATGAAATATGCCGGGACCGAGCTCAACAAGCGGCGGCACGAGTTGATCATGGCGGCGGGCGGCAGCGACGCGCTGGAATGGGACAGCGAGCGGTCCAAGGGCGGCAAGGCCCCGCGCGACTGGCTGCGTACCAAGGCCAACTCAATCGAGGGCGGCACCAGCGAGATCCAGCTGAACATTGTCGCCAAGCACATCCTCCGTCTTCCGGGCGCCTGA
- a CDS encoding tyrosine-protein phosphatase: MSDAVTPRGMPEPLLQGAPNFRDFGGYPSADGRRIRRSVLFRSSHLADLTDRDRAWLDEIGLRTIFDLRSRGERDLDPSACDHPSRTTHVFRPGHKRRLVDMALDYPATEAGVERLMLDFYAELPRTMAHVFGEILVRLADDPSPCIIHCSAGKDRTGMAVALVQAALGASRADMLHDYALTNHVPRSQKDMARSVQRQGSDTSLKAAYPPEAIARMMAADPAYLAAALDAIVSEHGGMDAYLETIGLTAAHRERLRDHLLEPA; encoded by the coding sequence ATGAGCGATGCTGTCACTCCCCGCGGGATGCCCGAGCCGCTACTCCAGGGCGCGCCCAACTTCCGCGACTTCGGCGGCTATCCCAGCGCGGATGGCCGGCGGATCCGTCGGTCGGTCCTGTTCCGCTCGAGCCATCTCGCCGATCTCACCGACCGCGATCGAGCCTGGCTCGACGAAATCGGGCTGCGCACCATCTTCGACCTACGCTCGCGCGGCGAACGCGATCTCGATCCCAGCGCCTGCGATCACCCCTCGCGCACCACCCATGTCTTCCGCCCGGGCCACAAGCGCCGGCTGGTCGACATGGCGCTCGACTATCCCGCCACCGAGGCGGGTGTCGAACGGCTGATGCTCGATTTCTACGCCGAGCTGCCGCGCACCATGGCGCATGTGTTCGGCGAGATCCTCGTCCGCCTCGCCGACGACCCCTCGCCGTGCATCATCCACTGCTCGGCCGGCAAGGACCGGACCGGCATGGCGGTCGCGCTCGTCCAGGCGGCGCTCGGGGCGTCGCGGGCGGACATGCTTCACGACTATGCGCTGACCAACCATGTTCCGCGCTCGCAGAAGGACATGGCGCGATCGGTGCAGCGGCAGGGAAGCGACACCTCGCTCAAGGCCGCCTACCCGCCGGAAGCGATCGCCCGGATGATGGCTGCCGATCCCGCCTATCTCGCCGCCGCGCTCGACGCGATCGTATCGGAGCATGGCGGAATGGACGCCTATCTCGAGACGATCGGCCTGACCGCCGCCCACCGTGAGCGGCTCCGCGACCACCTGCTCGAACCCGCCTGA